One window of the Ureibacillus sp. FSL W7-1570 genome contains the following:
- the ruvB gene encoding Holliday junction branch migration DNA helicase RuvB encodes MDRIVSSEANESEQQYELSLRPQWLSQYIGQQQVKENLKIFIEAAKMRKESLDHVLLYGPPGLGKTTLANIIANELGVNIRLTSGPAIERPGDLAAIVNSLEPGDVLFIDEIHRLSRAIEEVLYPAMEDFCLDIVVGKGPEARSIRLDLPPFTLVGATTRVGSLSAPLRDRFGVLLRLDFYDEESLIEIVKRSSKLFEVDIDDKAAEEIARRSRGTPRIANRLLKRVRDYAQVIGNGWITLDIAKQALELLQVDRFGLDQIDHKLLQSMIVQFNGGPVGLDTLAASIGEERITIEDVYEPYLMQIGFIQRTPRGRVATKLAFEHLGYTYHETK; translated from the coding sequence GTGGATCGGATCGTATCTAGCGAAGCAAATGAATCGGAACAACAATACGAGCTTTCCCTCAGACCCCAATGGTTGTCCCAATATATCGGGCAACAACAAGTGAAAGAGAATTTAAAGATTTTTATTGAAGCGGCAAAAATGAGGAAAGAGTCCTTGGACCATGTGCTGCTGTATGGCCCCCCAGGACTCGGGAAAACCACATTGGCCAATATCATTGCCAATGAATTGGGGGTCAATATACGGCTTACGAGCGGTCCTGCCATTGAACGGCCGGGTGACTTGGCGGCCATTGTCAATTCATTGGAACCGGGGGATGTTCTTTTTATTGATGAAATACACCGGCTTTCCCGGGCAATAGAAGAAGTGCTTTATCCCGCGATGGAAGATTTTTGTCTTGATATCGTCGTCGGAAAGGGACCTGAAGCGCGATCCATCCGATTGGACTTGCCGCCTTTCACATTGGTGGGGGCGACAACAAGGGTCGGCTCATTGTCAGCACCTTTAAGGGATCGTTTCGGCGTATTATTGAGACTGGATTTTTATGATGAAGAATCTTTGATTGAAATTGTCAAAAGAAGTAGTAAACTGTTTGAAGTGGATATTGATGACAAAGCGGCAGAGGAGATTGCGAGACGCTCCCGCGGGACTCCCCGGATTGCCAATCGCTTGCTGAAACGGGTGCGGGATTATGCGCAAGTGATCGGGAACGGATGGATTACCCTTGACATTGCCAAACAGGCTTTGGAACTGCTTCAAGTGGACCGTTTTGGATTGGATCAGATTGACCATAAATTGCTGCAAAGCATGATTGTCCAATTCAACGGGGGACCGGTCGGACTCGATACGTTGGCTGCTTCGATCGGCGAAGAACGCATCACCATTGAAGATGTGTACGAACCTTACTTGATGCAAATCGGATTTATTCAACGGACGCCACGTGGCCGGGTTGCGACAAAACTAGCTTTTGAACATCTTGGTTATACTTATCATGAAACTAAGTAA
- the queA gene encoding tRNA preQ1(34) S-adenosylmethionine ribosyltransferase-isomerase QueA: MKIEEFDFDLPEELIAQTPLEDRAASRLLVVTPFTKEIEHHQFSHIINELNPGDCLVLNDTRVMPARLFGVKEETGAHVEVLLLKQLEDDKWETLVKPAKRVKIGTTITFGDGRMKATCTDILEHGGRVFEFHYDGIFYEVLDKLGEMPLPPYIHEKLEDKERYQTVYAKEVGSAAAPTAGLHFTEELLEQIRNKGVEIVFITLHVGLGTFRPVTSDTIEEHKMHSEFYSISESAAETINRVKANGGKVIAVGTTSTRTLETVASKYDGKIKAEQGWTDIFIYPGYEFKCIDGLVTNFHLPKSTLVMLVSALAGKETIFHAYSEAIKERYRFFSFGDAMYIRPKQ; the protein is encoded by the coding sequence ATGAAAATAGAAGAATTTGATTTTGATTTACCTGAAGAATTGATTGCCCAAACACCGCTCGAGGATCGCGCCGCAAGCAGACTTCTTGTGGTGACACCTTTTACAAAGGAGATTGAACATCATCAATTTTCGCATATTATAAATGAGCTGAATCCCGGTGATTGTCTTGTGTTGAATGATACCCGCGTGATGCCTGCACGGCTTTTTGGCGTGAAGGAAGAAACAGGGGCGCACGTGGAAGTATTGTTATTAAAACAATTGGAAGATGACAAGTGGGAGACATTGGTCAAACCGGCCAAAAGGGTAAAAATCGGCACAACCATCACCTTTGGGGATGGACGGATGAAAGCGACCTGCACGGACATCCTCGAACACGGCGGACGGGTTTTCGAGTTCCATTATGACGGCATTTTTTATGAAGTGCTGGACAAGCTCGGAGAAATGCCGCTGCCACCATATATTCATGAAAAGTTGGAAGATAAAGAACGCTACCAGACGGTTTATGCAAAAGAAGTCGGTTCGGCTGCGGCGCCCACTGCGGGACTTCATTTCACGGAAGAACTGCTGGAACAGATCCGGAATAAAGGGGTGGAAATTGTCTTCATCACCCTTCATGTTGGATTGGGCACTTTCCGTCCGGTGACAAGCGATACAATCGAGGAACACAAGATGCATTCAGAATTTTACAGCATCAGTGAAAGCGCCGCTGAAACGATCAACCGCGTGAAGGCGAACGGCGGAAAAGTGATTGCTGTCGGCACCACATCCACAAGAACCCTTGAAACCGTCGCTTCCAAATATGATGGGAAAATCAAGGCGGAACAGGGATGGACGGATATTTTTATTTATCCGGGCTATGAATTTAAATGCATTGACGGACTTGTTACAAACTTCCATCTGCCTAAATCCACCCTTGTCATGCTTGTCAGCGCATTGGCCGGAAAAGAAACGATTTTCCATGCATACAGTGAAGCGATCAAAGAGCGGTACCGTTTCTTCAGTTTCGGGGATGCGATGTACATCAGACCGAAACAATAG
- the yajC gene encoding preprotein translocase subunit YajC: METLYNLLPIIIMFVAMWFILIRPAQKRQKATQEMQNNLKRGDKVVTIGGLHGEVESLEDSVVYLLVDGKTRLKFERQAIGRVIND; the protein is encoded by the coding sequence GTGGAAACATTATATAATTTACTACCGATCATCATTATGTTTGTGGCGATGTGGTTCATTTTGATTCGTCCAGCCCAAAAGCGCCAAAAAGCTACGCAAGAAATGCAAAATAATTTAAAACGCGGAGATAAAGTGGTGACAATCGGGGGGCTTCACGGAGAAGTCGAGTCTTTGGAAGATTCAGTGGTTTATCTTCTTGTAGATGGGAAAACCCGCTTAAAATTTGAACGTCAAGCAATTGGACGAGTAATCAACGATTAA
- a CDS encoding post-transcriptional regulator, with the protein MNPKSFDKKMTTVRKIVPLTKDAIPTVPSQVMFFSLQYLYAFKYSVKTERWSDEITMVEHERLFKQVLPVLNSKLEEIKLNGYEGIAIEDLWNFCLQKKWRKKNLAEIRIHEVVSTIFSLRASEIVSHLQIQQFQSTNWFSELNQDELKELLNPAKHNNSDTENN; encoded by the coding sequence ATGAATCCGAAAAGTTTTGATAAGAAAATGACAACGGTGAGAAAAATTGTCCCTCTAACAAAAGATGCCATTCCTACAGTCCCTTCTCAAGTAATGTTTTTTTCGTTACAATATTTGTATGCTTTCAAATATTCAGTTAAAACAGAACGGTGGAGTGATGAAATAACGATGGTCGAACATGAGCGCTTATTTAAGCAGGTCTTGCCGGTGTTGAACAGTAAATTGGAAGAAATAAAGTTAAATGGTTATGAAGGTATTGCAATCGAAGATCTTTGGAATTTTTGCCTCCAAAAGAAATGGCGGAAGAAAAACTTGGCTGAAATCCGGATTCATGAGGTGGTTTCGACGATTTTTTCTTTAAGGGCTTCAGAAATTGTCAGTCATTTGCAAATACAGCAGTTTCAATCGACGAACTGGTTTTCCGAATTGAATCAGGATGAATTGAAAGAACTGTTAAATCCTGCAAAACATAACAATTCTGACACAGAAAACAACTAG
- a CDS encoding oligosaccharide flippase family protein, with protein MASFVRGTIFLTVVIFLSKLFGFIYRMQFMRVAGEEAVGVYMTAYPAYIFFVSVLQLGIPIAVAKVIAELYAKRQMGQLHSVMKTASVWSVLSIILFTPVLIIFIPFLAETLLHNEGTKITLYIALGAVPIIVFSGLIRGFLQGIAIISATAWSQMIEQLVRIVLITLALPFFVVPDNPELTAAYAMAITAIGELISFIYLYIHYVTKKGKLKKPSSTKPYPAMPLLRIAIPSAGSRLFGTFTWFLEPIVFLKALTLAGLTAAGATTLYGIISGVHVPLLLFPSFIPNALAIVLIPAVSDAVARNNHRLLNDRIGVSLRLSSIIGAYAATYFFLHGDELAMRLFHLEENRGFMKILAPIFYFYYIQSPLHSILQAIDEARPAMMNSIYGGIGKLFVMFVLASQPFIQEYGAIIAIGFGVLVTSFLHMATLRGHKMISSGFRFFAIPYVIFIITCFIQNYLLSKISFGFWKDSALTILLLTFLLLLTNQFKWSDFRYLRSVFGRRF; from the coding sequence ATGGCATCTTTTGTTAGAGGGACAATTTTTCTCACCGTTGTCATTTTCTTATCAAAACTTTTCGGATTCATATATAGAATGCAATTTATGAGAGTGGCAGGGGAAGAAGCTGTCGGAGTTTATATGACGGCCTATCCCGCGTATATCTTTTTCGTTTCCGTTTTGCAGCTTGGCATTCCGATCGCGGTGGCAAAAGTGATTGCGGAACTGTATGCGAAACGTCAAATGGGACAACTTCATTCGGTCATGAAAACCGCTTCAGTTTGGTCCGTTTTATCCATCATTTTATTTACGCCCGTTTTAATCATTTTCATCCCATTTTTAGCAGAAACCCTTTTACATAATGAAGGAACAAAAATTACCCTGTATATAGCTTTAGGTGCTGTTCCGATCATCGTTTTTTCAGGTCTGATCCGGGGATTCTTGCAAGGCATCGCCATCATTTCGGCAACTGCCTGGTCCCAAATGATCGAACAATTGGTGCGCATCGTATTGATTACCTTGGCATTGCCTTTTTTTGTCGTGCCGGACAACCCTGAATTGACTGCAGCCTATGCAATGGCAATTACCGCCATTGGCGAATTGATCTCATTCATCTATTTATACATCCACTATGTAACAAAAAAAGGGAAACTGAAAAAACCATCTTCCACCAAACCTTATCCTGCAATGCCTTTACTGCGAATCGCCATTCCCAGTGCCGGGAGCAGATTGTTTGGAACGTTCACCTGGTTTTTGGAACCAATCGTCTTTTTGAAAGCCTTGACATTGGCCGGACTGACTGCGGCAGGTGCAACAACCCTGTACGGAATCATTTCCGGCGTACATGTACCTTTATTGTTATTCCCTTCTTTCATTCCGAATGCATTGGCCATTGTGCTGATTCCTGCGGTAAGTGATGCGGTGGCAAGAAACAATCACAGGTTATTGAACGATCGCATCGGAGTAAGTTTGCGCCTTTCATCCATTATCGGTGCATATGCGGCCACTTATTTTTTCCTCCATGGCGATGAACTCGCAATGCGCCTCTTTCACTTGGAGGAAAACCGCGGTTTTATGAAGATCCTGGCGCCGATTTTCTATTTCTACTATATACAAAGCCCTCTCCATTCCATTTTGCAGGCAATTGATGAAGCCAGACCGGCGATGATGAACTCCATTTACGGAGGGATCGGAAAATTATTTGTCATGTTTGTACTGGCTTCCCAACCATTTATTCAAGAATACGGAGCGATTATCGCCATCGGATTCGGAGTATTGGTGACATCGTTTTTACATATGGCAACACTCAGAGGGCATAAAATGATCAGTTCCGGGTTCCGGTTTTTTGCCATTCCTTACGTGATTTTTATCATTACTTGTTTCATCCAAAATTATTTGCTCAGTAAAATCTCATTTGGCTTTTGGAAAGACAGTGCATTGACAATCCTGTTGTTGACGTTCCTTCTGCTTCTGACAAATCAATTTAAATGGAGCGATTTTCGATATTTACGATCCGTTTTTGGTCGCAGATTTTAA
- the tgt gene encoding tRNA guanosine(34) transglycosylase Tgt, whose product MTQPAIRYEHIKTCKQSGARLGIVHTSHGSFETPAFMPVGTQATVKTMSPEELKEIGAGIILSNTYHLWLRPGNDIVKEAGGLHKFMNWDRPILTDSGGFQVFSLSDLRKIEEEGVYFRNHLNGDKLFLSPEKSIQIQNDLGSDIIMAFDECPPYPASYDYMMQSVDRTTRWAKRCKEAHQRPEEQGLFGIVQGGEFEDLRKRSAEALVELDLPGYAVGGLSVGEPKDVMYRVLEFTTPLLPENKPRYLMGVGSPDALIEGAIRGIDMFDCVLPTRIARNGTLMTSQGRLVIKNAQYARDFGPLDPNCDCYACKNYSRAYVRHLLRTGEIFGLRLTTYHNLYFLLRLMEKVRQAIREDRLLDFRDEFFEQYGFNKPNAKNF is encoded by the coding sequence ATGACTCAACCAGCAATTCGTTATGAACATATAAAAACATGTAAACAATCAGGCGCGAGGTTAGGGATCGTCCATACGTCGCACGGTTCTTTTGAAACACCAGCCTTCATGCCTGTGGGAACGCAGGCGACGGTAAAAACGATGTCGCCTGAAGAGCTGAAAGAAATCGGGGCAGGCATCATCTTGTCAAACACATACCATTTATGGCTCAGACCGGGAAATGATATCGTGAAAGAGGCGGGCGGCCTCCACAAATTTATGAATTGGGACCGTCCGATTTTGACCGATTCCGGCGGATTTCAAGTATTTTCCTTGAGCGATCTTCGGAAAATTGAAGAAGAAGGGGTTTATTTCCGCAACCATCTGAACGGGGACAAACTGTTTTTGAGCCCTGAAAAATCCATTCAAATTCAAAATGATTTGGGGTCAGACATTATCATGGCCTTTGATGAGTGTCCCCCATATCCAGCATCCTACGACTATATGATGCAAAGCGTCGACCGGACAACGCGCTGGGCAAAGCGGTGCAAAGAAGCCCATCAACGTCCGGAAGAGCAAGGTTTGTTCGGCATCGTCCAAGGCGGCGAATTTGAAGATTTAAGAAAGCGTTCCGCGGAAGCCCTTGTGGAACTGGATTTGCCAGGGTATGCGGTCGGCGGTTTATCGGTAGGGGAACCAAAAGATGTCATGTACCGCGTTCTTGAATTTACAACCCCATTACTGCCGGAGAATAAGCCCCGCTATTTAATGGGAGTCGGTTCACCGGATGCTTTGATTGAAGGGGCGATCCGGGGCATTGACATGTTTGACTGTGTGTTGCCTACAAGAATTGCCCGTAACGGCACGCTCATGACATCACAAGGCCGCCTTGTGATCAAAAACGCCCAATATGCACGGGATTTTGGCCCACTCGATCCAAACTGCGATTGTTATGCATGCAAAAACTATTCCCGTGCTTACGTGCGCCATTTGCTCCGGACAGGCGAAATCTTTGGATTGAGACTGACAACGTACCACAATCTTTACTTCTTGTTAAGATTGATGGAAAAAGTGAGACAGGCTATCAGGGAAGACCGGTTGCTTGACTTCCGTGATGAATTTTTCGAACAATATGGCTTCAATAAGCCGAATGCAAAGAATTTTTGA
- a CDS encoding phosphotransferase: MFIKKYDQIHVFEKVALIHEELEKIQFPHIIPLKKSNEPYSLVQGWQKNSYSADFAKAKHRRKAVKILKELHETNHLIEWSRYSVIPKLNLIQKWNARLERFLLQENELVKYLRHHFYDIVLYANKALKKIRQKPGPTPNRLSLLHGDVVHHNFLITKNGMKLIDFDLAVVGDAAEEMILWMHRALPNMDYDIETLLQENKYLREICLPKLHYLQYPNELLREWQYVLYLGDHEKDAFLEYIMPFTENALRHWPEFIATTEKIQEMFEVG, translated from the coding sequence TTGTTCATAAAAAAGTACGATCAAATTCACGTATTTGAAAAAGTGGCACTTATTCACGAAGAATTGGAAAAAATTCAGTTTCCCCACATCATTCCTTTAAAAAAATCAAATGAACCTTATTCACTTGTTCAAGGTTGGCAAAAGAACAGTTACAGCGCGGATTTTGCCAAAGCGAAACATCGCAGGAAAGCGGTGAAAATTCTAAAAGAGCTCCATGAAACGAATCATCTGATCGAGTGGAGTCGTTATTCCGTCATTCCAAAACTCAATCTAATACAAAAGTGGAATGCAAGGTTGGAACGTTTCTTACTGCAAGAAAATGAGCTGGTAAAATATTTGCGCCACCACTTTTATGATATTGTCCTTTACGCAAACAAAGCGTTGAAAAAGATTCGTCAAAAACCGGGACCAACTCCGAACCGATTGAGCCTGCTCCATGGGGATGTGGTTCATCATAATTTCTTAATCACAAAGAATGGAATGAAATTGATCGATTTCGATTTGGCGGTCGTTGGCGATGCGGCGGAGGAAATGATTTTGTGGATGCACCGGGCACTTCCAAATATGGATTATGACATTGAAACATTATTACAAGAAAATAAATATTTAAGAGAGATTTGCCTCCCAAAATTACACTACTTGCAATACCCAAACGAACTATTGAGAGAATGGCAATATGTTTTGTATCTGGGGGATCATGAAAAAGATGCTTTTTTAGAATATATAATGCCGTTTACGGAAAACGCGTTAAGACATTGGCCTGAATTCATCGCAACAACGGAAAAAATTCAGGAAATGTTTGAAGTGGGATAA
- the ruvA gene encoding Holliday junction branch migration protein RuvA has product MYDYIIGQVTRITPEYIVLEQSGIGYAVMTPNPYAFRVNNENQKIFIHMHIREDAHQLFGFKTLEQRELFRKLIQVSGIGPKSALSILASGNPSQVVAAIEMEDEAFLVKFPGVGKKTARQMILDLKGKLGSLLEHVELPSAQDELPLFGGNSHQQELDEAVLALKALGYSEKELAKILPELKAKEDLETTEHYMKYALKLLLNTK; this is encoded by the coding sequence ATGTATGATTATATCATCGGACAGGTGACGCGAATCACCCCGGAATACATCGTGTTGGAGCAAAGCGGGATTGGCTATGCAGTGATGACGCCAAATCCATATGCCTTTAGAGTAAATAATGAAAATCAAAAAATCTTTATACATATGCATATCCGTGAAGATGCGCATCAGTTGTTCGGTTTTAAAACATTGGAACAGCGGGAACTTTTCCGGAAGCTGATTCAAGTGTCCGGCATTGGTCCGAAAAGCGCTTTGTCCATCTTGGCGAGCGGCAATCCATCGCAAGTTGTTGCCGCGATTGAAATGGAAGATGAGGCATTTTTAGTGAAGTTTCCTGGCGTTGGCAAGAAAACCGCAAGACAAATGATTCTTGATTTAAAAGGAAAACTTGGTTCACTTCTTGAACATGTGGAACTTCCAAGCGCCCAGGATGAACTGCCGTTATTCGGGGGCAATTCCCATCAACAAGAGTTGGATGAGGCCGTGTTGGCCCTTAAGGCATTGGGTTATTCTGAAAAAGAATTGGCAAAAATCCTGCCGGAATTAAAAGCCAAAGAAGATTTGGAAACAACCGAACACTATATGAAATATGCATTAAAACTGTTGTTAAACACGAAGTAA
- a CDS encoding DUF421 domain-containing protein, with product MEIYLQILFRTVFLYILVLIVFRLMGKREVGELSIMDLVVFVLIAECVAFSIDELEKPIFENVFPILILLGIQYLNSMLALKSKKLRDLIDGDPSIIVEDGVINQEEMKKQRYNLDDLFQQMREQRISSVQQIKYAFLEPSGKLSIFLRDDEPVVFPLIVDGYIVDRHLQFIEKDREWLLETLKKKGYDNPEEIFYCCYENYDLHIQLKSATKNGS from the coding sequence ATGGAAATATATTTGCAGATCCTTTTCCGAACCGTTTTTTTATATATTCTTGTTTTAATCGTCTTTCGCCTGATGGGAAAACGGGAAGTCGGCGAATTGAGCATCATGGATTTGGTCGTTTTTGTGCTGATTGCAGAATGTGTGGCTTTCTCTATAGATGAGTTGGAAAAGCCCATATTTGAGAATGTTTTTCCAATTTTGATTTTATTAGGCATTCAATATTTAAATTCAATGCTTGCATTAAAAAGTAAAAAACTGCGCGATTTAATCGATGGAGATCCATCGATTATTGTGGAAGACGGCGTCATCAATCAAGAGGAAATGAAAAAGCAGCGCTACAATTTGGATGACTTGTTCCAGCAAATGCGTGAACAGCGCATTTCATCCGTCCAACAAATCAAATATGCATTTCTGGAACCGTCCGGTAAACTATCAATCTTTTTAAGAGACGATGAACCGGTAGTTTTCCCATTGATCGTGGACGGCTATATTGTGGACCGGCATTTGCAATTTATTGAAAAAGACAGGGAATGGCTGTTGGAAACCTTAAAAAAGAAAGGGTATGACAATCCCGAGGAAATTTTTTACTGTTGTTATGAAAATTATGATTTGCATATTCAATTAAAATCTGCGACCAAAAACGGATCGTAA
- the secDF gene encoding protein translocase subunit SecDF: protein MNSKSRIIAFIVAVVVLFGAMGYTVKGVLEDVKLGLDLQGGFEVLYEVQPLKDGQKITHDIVADTTTALSKRIDAFGVSEPSIQVEGENRIRVQLAGIDDQSSAREMLSSTANLTFRDVNDNLLLDGSDLKEGGAAASFDNQNRPIVTLTLKDAQKFAEITSKISKMPQGENLLVIWMDFEEGKDSFKKEAAKPDPKYISAASVNQTLNTTDVMISGNFTVEETKNLASILNAGALPVKLTEIYATSVGAQFGEQALQSTVFASIVGVALIFIFMLLYYRLPGFISIITLTVFSYLVLLIQNWIGAVLTLPGIAALVLGIGMAVDANILTAERIREELRVGKSAEEAFKIGSKVSLSAIIDAQLTTLLAAVVLFYFGTSSVKGFATTLIISILLSFLTSVWLSRVLLGLLVKSGKFENPFFYGVRKSKIHDPSEGVETLDLSTNFDRFDFVHNRKKFYAISLVIIILGAIMIGIFRLNLGIDFSSGTRVEILTNEPTTQEKMADYLDKIGFAPDELVISGENSDTAVATYKKDFTQQETLDLKKAIMDDYGHEPNVSTVSPTVGRELVKNAIKALAIAAIGIIIYVAVRFEWRMGVGAIASLLHDVFFMVAIFSVFRIEVDITFIAAILTIVGYSINDTIVTFDRIRENVDHKGEIKTKEALADIVNKSLRQTMGRSVNTVLTVIVVVVALLIFGAPAIRNFSIALLIGLVTGMYSSICIAAQIWYTLKSREMDKKGTTLKKKEKKQWGSDEPVV from the coding sequence ATGAATTCAAAAAGCCGTATCATAGCCTTTATTGTGGCTGTTGTCGTCCTATTTGGAGCGATGGGTTATACAGTAAAAGGCGTTTTGGAAGATGTAAAACTAGGGCTTGACTTGCAAGGCGGATTCGAAGTTTTATATGAAGTACAACCTTTGAAAGATGGGCAAAAAATTACCCATGATATCGTTGCGGATACGACGACCGCCTTATCAAAGCGGATTGACGCTTTCGGTGTAAGTGAGCCAAGCATACAGGTTGAAGGGGAAAACCGCATCCGCGTTCAGCTTGCAGGAATTGACGATCAATCGTCTGCACGGGAAATGTTATCAAGTACGGCGAATTTAACATTCCGTGACGTCAACGATAATTTATTATTGGACGGTTCGGATTTGAAAGAGGGCGGTGCGGCGGCTTCTTTCGACAATCAAAACCGGCCGATTGTAACATTAACTTTGAAAGACGCGCAAAAATTTGCTGAAATCACTTCGAAAATTTCCAAAATGCCGCAAGGGGAAAATCTGCTTGTAATTTGGATGGACTTTGAAGAAGGAAAAGATTCTTTCAAAAAAGAAGCGGCAAAACCTGATCCAAAATACATTTCGGCAGCATCGGTAAATCAAACATTAAATACAACGGACGTCATGATTTCCGGTAATTTTACCGTTGAGGAAACAAAAAACTTGGCAAGTATCTTAAATGCAGGGGCGCTACCGGTAAAATTGACGGAAATTTATGCGACATCCGTGGGCGCTCAGTTTGGTGAACAAGCATTACAAAGCACAGTATTCGCCAGCATCGTCGGCGTAGCATTAATCTTCATCTTCATGTTGCTTTACTACCGTTTGCCTGGATTCATTTCCATCATCACGTTAACGGTATTCTCATACTTGGTGCTCCTCATCCAAAATTGGATTGGTGCCGTGTTGACGTTGCCGGGGATTGCCGCGCTCGTGCTCGGTATCGGGATGGCCGTGGATGCGAACATTTTGACGGCCGAGCGGATACGGGAGGAACTCCGGGTCGGAAAATCCGCAGAAGAAGCATTTAAAATCGGATCCAAAGTATCCTTGAGCGCGATTATTGATGCGCAGCTCACAACTTTGCTTGCTGCGGTTGTATTATTCTACTTCGGTACAAGTTCTGTTAAAGGATTTGCAACAACGTTAATCATTTCCATCTTATTGAGTTTCTTAACTTCTGTCTGGTTGTCCCGTGTGCTGCTAGGATTGCTTGTGAAAAGCGGCAAATTCGAAAATCCATTCTTCTATGGCGTTCGCAAATCAAAAATTCACGATCCTTCAGAAGGCGTGGAAACATTAGATTTGTCCACGAATTTTGACCGTTTCGACTTTGTTCATAACCGCAAAAAATTCTATGCCATTTCGTTGGTCATCATCATACTTGGGGCTATCATGATTGGCATTTTCCGGTTGAACTTGGGCATCGATTTCTCCAGCGGTACGCGTGTGGAAATTTTGACAAATGAACCGACAACTCAGGAAAAAATGGCCGATTATTTGGATAAAATCGGATTTGCTCCGGATGAATTGGTCATCAGCGGAGAAAACAGCGATACCGCTGTTGCAACGTATAAAAAAGACTTCACACAACAAGAAACATTGGATTTGAAAAAGGCGATCATGGATGACTATGGCCATGAACCAAATGTCAGCACCGTTTCCCCAACGGTTGGCCGGGAATTGGTGAAAAATGCGATTAAAGCATTAGCCATCGCTGCCATAGGAATTATCATTTATGTGGCTGTACGCTTCGAATGGAGAATGGGGGTTGGTGCGATTGCTTCATTGCTCCATGACGTATTCTTCATGGTTGCGATTTTTAGTGTGTTCCGTATAGAAGTTGACATTACGTTTATCGCCGCGATCTTGACGATTGTCGGTTATTCCATCAACGATACGATTGTTACCTTCGACCGTATCCGTGAAAATGTCGACCATAAAGGTGAAATCAAAACAAAAGAAGCGCTTGCGGACATTGTTAATAAATCTCTCCGCCAAACAATGGGACGTTCCGTGAACACGGTGTTGACGGTCATTGTCGTTGTCGTTGCACTCTTGATCTTCGGGGCGCCGGCTATCCGAAACTTCTCGATTGCCTTGCTGATCGGTTTGGTAACGGGTATGTATTCATCCATTTGTATCGCGGCACAGATTTGGTATACGCTTAAATCAAGAGAAATGGACAAGAAAGGTACAACGTTGAAGAAAAAAGAGAAAAAACAATGGGGTTCAGACGAGCCGGTTGTTTAA